The Platichthys flesus chromosome 8, fPlaFle2.1, whole genome shotgun sequence genome has a window encoding:
- the si:ch73-233f7.1 gene encoding protocadherin-10, which produces MDHRLSRGSWVPVTGLVICLLLCACVVDLVLAQIRYSIPEELEHGAFVGNIAEDLGLDVAKLSARRFRLVSGANKQYLEVNLENGILFVNEKMDREELCERSPSCFLHLQVVIENPLELYRVEVEILDVNDNSPSFPWSEFNLDITESAAPGSCFPLESAQDQDVGTNSLRSYQLSANEHFILNIQTRNDGSKFAELVLDTPLDREQQKRHEMVLTAIDGGSPERSGTALITIIVLDANDNVPVFDRSVYRSSLVENAARGTLVLKLNATDLDEGSNGEVTYAFSGHAPLKVRELFSVDPYTGEIRVKGIVDYEKSSVYELYVQAKDRGPSAVAVHSKVLVDILDVNDNAPEVILTSVSTPVQEDAPPGTVIAVISVMDRDSGENGNVDCQIPNNVPFQLHSSFKNYYTLVTSEFLDREAVSEYNITLTARDLGSPSLSTRKTILVQVSDINDNPPRFSQPSYTVYVTENNAPGASICSVTAFDPDSNQNAYLSYSILEGQIQGMPVSTYVSINSDNGNIYALRSFDYEQLRNFQILVQAQDAGFPPLANNITVNVFVLDQNDNAPAIVSPLPKNGTVATEVVPRSVDAGYLVTKITALDADAGQNSRLSYQVLQATDPGLFSVALYTGEIRTLRRLVEKDATRHRLVILVKDNGQPPLSATVSIVLTVVDSVPESLSDFGDLTLSPQPPSNLALYLIVSLSTISLIFLVAIIVLAAVKCYKDRETHSGYNLPPFACCCCGGFQPEPPPEVFKKSNLNLQISSAAKVPTNCMEVNANSSLSQSYCYKVCLTPESAKSDFMFLKPCSPGSTPRNNEAKSAENSWNAQSRSASVNNGATTPNELKQPNTDWTLTKNQNSSIKSYNSINMDGTLMRKAMHADPDNYVTSMAPGQYWTWGTHMRGPKEYKMSPSTSGVTSRPWTPRCTPPPPQQQQPPAVPPQPHPHPPPDYHHNVYIPGTPSGFCTLRPAVQRSELDVHNAFSTFGKRRRMQMSPQGEAAIINNDLYND; this is translated from the exons ATGGATCACAGACTCTCCAGAGGCAGCTGGGTGCCGGTGACTGGACTGGTTATATGTCTgcttctgtgtgcgtgtgtcgtTGACCTGGTTCTGGCGCAAATTCGGTACTCCATCCCGGAGGAGCTGGAGCATGGAGCTTTTGTCGGCAACATCGCCGAGGACCTGGGCTTGGATGTGGCTAAGCTGTCAGCCCGTCGGTTTCGTCTCGTCTCCGGCGCAAATAAGCAGTATTTAGAGGTGAACTTGGAGAATGGCATTCTCTTCGTCAACGaaaagatggacagagaggagctgtgtgAAAGAAGCCCGAGCTGTTTTTTACACTTACAAGTGGTTATTGAGAACCCATTAGAACTATACAGAGTGGAAGTGGAGATTCTCGATGTGAATGACAACTCTCCCAGTTTCCCATGGAGCGAGTTTAACCTCGACATCACAGAGTCGGCTGCGCCCGGCTCCTGTTTCCCGTTGGAGAGCGCACAGGACCAGGACGTGGGCACCAACTCGCTGCGCTCTTACCAGCTAAGCGCAAACGAGCACTTCATACTGAACATCCAGACGCGCAACGATGGAAGCAAGTTTGCCGAGCTCGTGCTGGACACGCCACTGGACCGGGAACAGCAGAAAAGACATGAAATGGTTCTGACAGCCATCGACGGGGGGTCGCCGGAACGCTCCGGGACGGCGTTGATAACTATTATCGTGTTAGATGCAAACGATAACGTGCCCGTGTTCGACCGCTCAGTTTACCGGTCGAGCCTGGTGGAGAACGCAGCGAGGGGGACGCTGGTGCTGAAGCTAAACGCCACAGACTTGGATGAGGGCTCCAACGGAGAGGTGACCTACGCGTTTAGCGGGCACGCACCCCTGAAGGTGCGAGAACTGTTCAGCGTGGACCCGTACACGGGTGAAATCCGAGTGAAGGGCATTGTGGACTATGAGAAATCCAGTGTCTACGAGCTGTACGTGCAGGCGAAAGACAGGGGACCTTCGGCTGTGGCAGTGCACAGCAAAGTGCTGGTAGACATCCTGGATGTGAATGACAACGCGCCCGAAGTCATCCTCACATCAGTGTCTACACCTGTCCAGGAAGACGCGCCGCCGGGCACGGTCATAGCTGTTATCAGTGTCATGGACCGGGACTCTGGAGAGAACGGGAATGTTGACTGTCAAATCCCGAACAACGTTCCCTTTCAGCTCCATTCATCATTCAAAAACTACTATACTCTGGTGACAAGCGAGTTTCTGGACCGGGAAGCGGTGTCCGAGTACAACATCACGCTCACAGCCCGCGACCTGGGCTCTCCGTCGCTCTCCACCAGGAAAACCATTCTCGTTCAAGTGTCTGACATTAATGACAACCCCCCGCGGTTCTCTCAACCTTCATACACAGTTTATGTGACCGAGAATAATGCCCCGGGCGCTTCCATTTGCTCCGTCACTGCGTTCGACCCCGATTCCAACCAGAACGCCTATCTGTCTTATTCTATTCTCGAGGGTCAGATTCAGGGCATGCCCGTGTCCACTTATGTCTCCATCAACTCGGACAACGGCAATATCTACGCACTGCGCTCTTTTGATTATGAGCAACTTAGAAACTTTCAGATCCTGGTCCAGGCGCAGGACGCTGGTTTCCCCCCTCTCGCCAACAATATCACAGTCAATGTCTTTGTCTTGGACCAGAACGATAACGCGCCCGCTATTGTATCCCCGCTGCCCAAAAACGGCACCGTGGCCACAGAGGTGGTTCCACGGTCAGTGGATGCCGGGTATCTGGTTACCAAGATAACAGCGTTAGACGCAGACGCGGGGCAAAACTCCCGGCTGTCCTATCAGGTATTACAGGCGACAGACCCAGGACTGTTCAGCGTGGCTCTGTACACCGGCGAAATCAGGACTTTACGCCGGTTAGTGGAGAAAGATGCAACAAGGCACCGGCTGGTAATATTAGTCAAGGACAACGGGCAGCCGCCGCTCTCCGCCACTGTCTCCATTGTCCTCACAGTGGTGGACAGCGTGCCCGAGTCGCTGTCAGATTTCGGAGACCTCACTCTCAGCCCACAGCCCCCCTCCAACCTCGCTCTCTACTTGATCGTGTCACTGAGCACAATCTCCCTAATATTCCTGGTTGCTATCATCGTGCTGGCCGCGGTGAAGTGCTACAAGGACAGGGAGACCCACAGTGGGTACAACCTGCCCCCGttcgcctgctgctgctgcggcggTTTCCAGCCCGAGCCGCCCCCGGAGGTGTTCAAAAAATCCAACCTCAACCTGCAGATTTCCTCCGCGGCCAAAGTGCCCACAAACTGCATGGAAGTGAATGCAAACAGCAGCCTCTCTCAGTCATATTGTTATAAAGTGTGCCTGACCCCCGAATCTGCCAAGAGTGACTTTATGTTCCTGAAGCCGTGCAGCCCCGGCAGCACGCCGAGGAACAACGAAGCGAAGAGCGCAGAAAACTCGTGGAACGCACAAAGCCGGAGCGCATCTGTGAACAACGGAGCAACTACTCCCAATGAG CTAAAGCAGCCAAACACAGACTGGACTCTGACAAAAAACCAGAACTCCTCCATAAAAAG TTACAACTCTATCAACATGGATGGCACACTGATGCGTAAGGCCATGCACGCTGACCCAGATAACTACGTCACGTCCATGGCCCCTGGACAGTACTGGACCTGGGGTACTCACATGAGAGGCCCGAAAG AATACAAGATGTCTCCATCAACCAGTGGGGTCACCTCTCGCCCCTGGACTCCCCGCtgcacacctcctcctcctcagcagcagcagccgccggCGGTGCCCCCCCAACCTCACCCACACCCGCCCCCTGACTACCACCACAATGTGTACATACCCGGGACGCCGTCGGGCTTTTGCACCCTGAGGCCCGCTGTACAGCGGAGTGAGCTGGACGTCCACAACGCCTTCTCCACCTTTGGCAAGAGGCGGCGTATGCAGATGTCCCCCCAGGGAGAGGCTGCGATTATAAATAATGACTTGTACAACGACTGA